The sequence aatattttttagtataattttaagtttttgtgaTGCTTTTCTTTTGGCTATGAATAAAATAGCAAGTATTTGATTATGATGTAGTATTTTCATTTCCCGGACAAGTTAAATAGCttaattcattattattattttttctatactGTATGcttattttaatatagtttatacgcattatttttatgttgtttcaaacaatttgatattttaagatAAGTTTATCTTACGGTTATATCACGGGAGACTCTTGACaaaatatttatagagaaagatatattttaaacGGAAAAAGCTAACTTCCATTTTCTTGTTATGTCTGTTATCATTATTTGATATGAGGGAATTCTTTATAGTTTTTTGAGAGTTCAATCAGTCTCTAGACAAGatgtttttagtttaaaaagTGTGTTGATAAAATTTGTTCCCCTTTGTAGATTGTGAAAAGATTATTGTGTCTGTAATTTCattctcatattttattttgtattttgtaacctttccaaactctttttttttaatataatccaTTCAGTATGaaaaatatgatacaaaataaatgatttttactgttagtctttattttatttttttttttttgttcaaaattttttaCTGTTagtctaaacaaaaaaacttaagatTTTTTGGTTCGGTATAGTTTTTGCCGTAAAGTTGGACATATTCTGGCTGAGtaataaactaacaaaaactgaataaacaaacaacataaaaagcCAAAAGCCTGATCAAAtcaccaaaaagaagaaaaaaaaaatagtatatcaatcaaacattataaaatcaatttccCAATTGAAAAAGTGAAATTCCAACAATGCAAAAGAccaaaagattgaatttttaaaataaatatttgtccATCACTTTCACCATTAGCtaatttactatttatataaaaatttccaCTTTccaattaacaaatatataaaataaaaattgcgcatatttgttcttcttcgtcttctctcctcctctctatGTGCCCCTttgaatcaacaaaagaaaccataaaaaaaagtcttcaaatttttcaatagtcttctcctctgtttcttcaatttCGTACCctgaaaaaaaactttaaaaatcttaccttttttgtttcttcgccGGACAAATCGTCTTGAGTTTCAAGAaagctgttttgtttttgtttttccagtgGGGTTCTGAACTTTTTTTAGTCTCGGAGAAGTGATAAAGACTTTCAAATTTACGATTTGGGGTTTTGTGTTGAATTTGGAGATTCTTGGTGGAAGAGAAATGATAGATATCCCTGGAACACCAGGGACTGTGACCGGTCTTGTCTTGAGAATTTCTCAGTGTGTTTTTGCTGCTGGTTCCATTTCTTATATGGTTACTTCTGGTGGATTCTTCAGCTTCACTGCTTTCTGGTAATCATAAagtcagcttttttttttatcatctttaATGTTCTGTTTGATATTGAGTTCTTGGGTAGTGTGTTGAATCGTATAGATCCAATCCCGAGAAAGTTGTTTTAGAATCTGAACTCTGGatttagtgtttaggattttGAAGCAGTTTTTTGAGTGAGTTTGAGTCTGGTGTTAGGTGTCTCGAAGATCTTGTTCTAGACAAGTGTGGCTTTATTTGTCTATTGCTTCATGATTGGACAGATCCATCTAGACAaagattggtttgttttttcaagtttcaaaattCAAGAagctgtgttttgttttgtatcttttgcACATTTTACGAAACTAGACCTAGATCAATCGAAATCTCTgcttgtttcattttgttttctgaagTTCAAAGGATCTTGAAAACGTGTAAATCACATCTTGATAAACAATGTGGAGTGTTCGTGTacaaatatgttcttacacttTTGAAAAATTTGGTTGCAGCTATCTAATAGCAGCAATGGGTTTGCAAGTGATATGGAGTTTTGGTCTTGCAATACTTGACACATTCGCTTTAGTGAGAAAGAAAACGCTTCTTAGCCCTGTTTTAGTCAGCCTCTTTGTAGTTGGAGATTGGGTAAAAGATCCCTTCTCTTCCCTCTCACTCTCTCATTTTCTATACTAAATGACCAAAACCTTAGAAtcatcttgtttctttttctgttcAGGTAACATCGACATTGTCACTAGCAGGAGCCTCGGCCTCCGCGGGGATAACAGTTTTATACTTTGGCGATTTAGGAAGCTGCAGTTTCGAAGCAGAGTGTTGGAGGTACCAACTCTCTGTAGCTTTAGCTTTCCTTTGTTGGATCACAATCGCCATTTCTTCACTTACCACTCTCTGGTTACTCGCTTCCGCGTAAGTAAACTGAAGAAACCTCTGtacaattttacatatatatacacactcgTCACTTATTTAAACAAACTCATCTGAAGatttttgattctttattttgttaatagAATACGATTTACACACCATGTCTTTATTAACTCAGTGTataaatattgttaattaaaCAGATGTTTCCTAATTGAGATTGAGAACAATGCTctcagtttttttaaaattttgtgggACATTTCAATTATGGATTGTTGTACAAAATAGATAATATCTTACGTTTCGTTTTGGATTCACCAATTATGCAAACAAGTAAAATTCGGTTGGtgatggtttttgtttttgccttgCTTCAAAGTTACAAGATTGCAAAGATCCAACGGCTGGGAATTAGTGTTAAATAATGAGTGGCTAAGATGCTTATACTATGACCTACCTACTACTACTAAGGACCACTAACTCTTGCGTGATTTACAAAATTGTACTCTTCATTTGGTGTAATGTAATACATTTTCAAATGATCTCTTTCCACCTTTACATTGAATCAAAGagacagaaaccaaaaaaaaaaaactgacaagTTTCTCAgacatttttattcaaaaaggGCACCTAAAAGTAAAAGCTTAAAGACTTGATAAACcgaaacaaaatcataaaactctCTACTCCCCACCCACCAATGGTTACTGCAAAACTACTGATAAAGAATCATCTGAACTATGATCAATGATGAATCTAACAGAAAGAAGATTAAGCAACAGGAGCatgatctttgacatcttgagACGAATCACGGCCAGCAGGGTTGACGAATGGCCACATTGACATGTTTGGATAGTAACCGTAACTAGGGTACATCGCCATCTTATTGGGATGGAAAGTTGCTGGATGCTGGGGAGGCATGAAACTTGATGGAGGTACCGCCATAGATTTCAACTGTTGCTCTATCTTCTCCTTATCTGCCTTCAACACCAGCTTTTCCTCACGTAGCTCGTTTTTCTCCGCCTATTCCACAGAGTTAGACCAGAAATCAGATAAGTACTTACCAAACATAATGATTATGAGCCAGACACATTTGTCCAGAAGAAGCTACACATACTAGGATTAGGTAGCTAAGTATTACGACCTTAGGCTTTATGACAAAGTGGAATACCAACCTTTAGATTCTTGATCTCTTCCAGAAGCTTCTGGTTGGTTTCTGTAAGCTCATGAGCTTCACCTCTGAGCTGATTCACAACCCGGATTGCATCATCTAGTATAGCTACTTTATCCGTCTTTGGAGTCCTGCCAGGCTCCAAAACAGAGCTCAGGTCCATGAACCTGAAACACACACGGTATTATTTCATATGAGACGACTGCAGAACAACACAGtgcaaaagataacaaaaacatacatgTTACGCAAAGCTTTAAACAGACCTATCATTTAGCTTTTCCCTTCTCAGTTTCTCACGACAAGCTTTGGTTCCTGGCTTGTTACATGATCCAGTTCGTCTCCTGTTCATACATAATCATATTAAACAAAGAAGTGGATAAACAAGGAACAAGATTGTTCTTTCCTACAAGGAACAACGAACTTGTGATTGATCCTAACGACCAGAATCATGTATCACTCACTAACCACAAAAGTTTAGCCAAGAAAACAAGATTGAAAGCAAGGCGAAATGAAGCTACAGAACTAAAAACAATCGAATTCAAGATCCAAAACTGGTGGAGAGCAAGATAAATCATTAACTGCAAAGTAGGTTCTaccaaaagcaaacaaaccacACCACATCAAAACACAACAGTTCTTGAAAACTAAAG comes from Camelina sativa cultivar DH55 chromosome 19, Cs, whole genome shotgun sequence and encodes:
- the LOC104766227 gene encoding CASP-like protein 5B3, encoding MIDIPGTPGTVTGLVLRISQCVFAAGSISYMVTSGGFFSFTAFCYLIAAMGLQVIWSFGLAILDTFALVRKKTLLSPVLVSLFVVGDWVTSTLSLAGASASAGITVLYFGDLGSCSFEAECWRYQLSVALAFLCWITIAISSLTTLWLLASA